In Levilactobacillus brevis, a single genomic region encodes these proteins:
- a CDS encoding glycosyl transferase family 1 — protein MKKSVIREFREAMSNLGSAQDVATGKVTLALSVSDRRHRATTKFIHENNFEAAWSKILMILAPASQNSWVRIDAVCGVQRRKMTGLQRELKSMKRMNFWRRGLSFDADFHSALLEMEINGHEFIHPGEAHVIGENKTGSWLDFEAIARYLQTRDGCEQPDLAGNQYIWSFSTFGIFSDGQHIWPLATWEDGTIGVRRLLDPRREITDYLIAGESYLARQIQDNGKFIYGYFPAMQRVLTNYNSVRHFSSIYALLEAIAFTGKTEDFDRVKRALKWGIDELTITHDGARLVIERPKKGTPEIKLGAQAMLILALCKYQEVTQDIQFTEVARQAFYGVQAFRQSSGEFNHVLNSDLTVKDHFRIIYYEGEIVFALLRLFKLTDDEEIRQLAQQTLDFMVKNDYGKYHDHWIAYATNEAVHVFPDNREYMAMGLQNAFDQLDIIKRQITPHPTRLELLNATMRLVAAVQRTGNDDLLENYDVQYLRAVWIYRAEHELVVGAFEPEVAMFFYKPSKFYGGFFTRNDHFRTRIDDCEHFLSGLINYVRYNY, from the coding sequence ATGAAAAAGTCAGTGATCAGAGAATTTCGAGAGGCGATGAGTAATCTTGGTTCAGCCCAAGATGTTGCAACAGGAAAGGTTACATTAGCATTGTCGGTTTCAGATCGACGCCATCGCGCAACAACTAAGTTTATTCATGAAAATAATTTCGAAGCGGCATGGTCGAAAATTCTGATGATTTTGGCACCGGCATCGCAGAATTCTTGGGTTCGAATTGATGCTGTGTGCGGTGTTCAGCGCAGAAAAATGACTGGTTTACAGCGTGAATTAAAATCCATGAAGCGCATGAACTTTTGGCGGCGAGGACTTAGCTTCGATGCTGATTTCCACTCGGCTTTGCTGGAAATGGAAATTAACGGCCACGAGTTCATTCATCCCGGGGAAGCACATGTTATTGGAGAGAATAAGACCGGTAGTTGGTTAGATTTTGAAGCAATCGCGCGTTATTTACAAACACGTGATGGATGCGAGCAACCTGATTTGGCAGGCAATCAGTATATTTGGAGCTTTTCAACTTTTGGTATCTTTTCCGATGGGCAGCATATCTGGCCGTTAGCAACATGGGAGGATGGAACGATCGGTGTACGGCGGCTCCTTGACCCCCGCCGGGAGATTACAGACTATTTGATAGCAGGGGAATCTTATCTAGCACGGCAAATCCAAGACAATGGCAAATTTATTTATGGTTATTTCCCAGCAATGCAGCGAGTTTTAACAAACTATAATAGTGTGCGCCACTTTTCCAGTATTTATGCGTTACTGGAAGCAATTGCATTTACTGGTAAAACTGAAGATTTTGATCGCGTGAAGCGGGCCTTGAAATGGGGTATTGACGAGTTAACGATTACTCATGATGGCGCACGGTTGGTGATTGAACGACCGAAAAAAGGAACACCAGAAATTAAGCTGGGTGCGCAAGCTATGCTAATCTTGGCGCTCTGCAAATATCAAGAAGTGACGCAAGATATCCAATTTACTGAGGTTGCCCGTCAGGCTTTTTACGGTGTGCAGGCGTTTCGTCAGTCATCGGGCGAGTTCAATCACGTGTTGAATTCCGATTTGACGGTCAAAGACCACTTCCGCATTATTTACTATGAAGGTGAGATTGTCTTTGCACTACTTCGATTGTTCAAGCTCACTGATGATGAGGAGATTCGACAGCTGGCACAGCAGACGCTTGACTTTATGGTAAAAAATGACTATGGCAAGTATCATGATCACTGGATTGCCTACGCGACGAACGAGGCGGTTCATGTCTTTCCTGATAATCGCGAGTACATGGCCATGGGGCTGCAGAATGCGTTCGATCAGCTAGACATTATTAAACGGCAGATAACACCACATCCAACCCGCTTGGAGCTCCTGAATGCCACGATGCGTTTGGTGGCTGCTGTTCAGCGGACGGGTAATGACGATCTCCTTGAGAACTATGATGTCCAATATTTGCGGGCGGTTTGGATATATCGAGCCGAGCATGAGCTAGTGGTTGGAGCGTTTGAACCCGAGGTTGCTATGTTTTTCTACAAGCCCAGCAAATTTTACGGTGGCTTCTTTACCCGGAATGATCACTTTCGAACGCGAATCGATGACTGTGAGCATTTTCTCTCTGGTTTGATTAATTATGTACGCTACAACTATTAG